In Bombus pascuorum chromosome 13, iyBomPasc1.1, whole genome shotgun sequence, a single genomic region encodes these proteins:
- the LOC132913772 gene encoding liprin-beta-2 isoform X6 — MVAMLVVLKRARPRLFLWCRWLLYYLCYNLLGFALNTLNRLNKEGEALALEDDLTTHPTLALMRRILADAQAKFRVMVEENAATGARLDGELERARGECATLRGELRDVRGALPVVLNNNNGAGNNNGVAGNSGNNNGTTSAGNNGGSPGQEGGEPQQQPQEDGKRLSAASSPVEKRSSASDKSASPIDKRTSPVDRKERTSPIDRRTSPIEKRNGSPSRSPSEKARRPYAPALEKTRLGGSGGSVDSRSGSASPDRGSSNRTFFHRGASDRSSAERLRISASNRDSLRSSKEINDQEKDIDKDLVDGDVRAEEDNEPPGPAPGSRPSSPANSLGIGDPLVASRLSNIHGGGGSTGSVELASTRRLRLENERLVAEVARLRRLLFSGAARGEVGSEDAALEEEARFVALEMELQHAKEALQALKADRKRLKAEKFDLLNQMKALYGTLEDKERELRDFIRNYEQRMRENEATLGRLQQQGVGMPSEERERERERERWSLLRAARDEADRSLSLAASLADKEAALSHAHATIKELQRQLAERGGSGGICLSDQESLVSFPRGSVNGAATPGAGSSSGGGGCGIIPHMNSQPPLGSTELGVTVGNVGNAAGAGSSGGQAGDRGSCSADSGVRGSSDRESGGATSVGGNLSDSTTDGTPTITVEGSGLDMDSISVVSSIAPSHMYQSATTPKDCSPTLSPLNAFSRSMDNSSLSRSVEQLSSPLESEPRRNKQSTPVAAPAAHSRSSATRGGTWGSISRVFARTRHRKAANNSSGGSGSNEGSESFDPFRSWSPLTEEGYAEKLRLLREAASVPMERWRAPTVLAWLEVALGMPQYGPRCAENVKSGKVLLELSDAELEAGLGVAHPLHRKKLRLAIEEHRHPSLVRYPCIAQLGHTWVSSEWLPDLGLAQYSESFATNMVDARMLDHLSKKELEKLLGVTRKFHQASIVHGIHLLRMLNYDRQALAVRRHQCEQMDTDPLVWTNQRFIRWARNIDLTEYAENLKDSGVHGALVVLEPSFTGDTMATALGIPPAKQMIRRHLTAELEALVVPARSQLEVVPRNSTSGGRPMSTVSAGGSLGRGSRALHLQHHQSSLSALHMTTNHSGTVDRRRSSLRGSLSRAFGLRPRSEKASPSSSSDTGSLASQYMSSARSNSPPPPQLPPRPITGNKRHRRVKSIGDIDYITSAAVSTPV, encoded by the exons GCAAAATTTCGCGTGATGGTGGAGGAGAACGCAGCGACTGGCGCCCGGCTTGACGGGGAGCTGGAACGAGCCAGGGGCGAGTGTGCCACGCTTCGCGGAGAGCTGAGGGATGTTCGTGGCGCTTTGCCGGTGGTGTTGAACAATAACAACGGCGCTGGGAACAACAACGGGGTGGCTGGGAACTCCGGCAACAACAACGGAACAACCAGCGCGGGGAATAATGGCGGTAGCCCTGGACAAGAGGGCGGTGAGCCGCAGCAACAGCCGCAAGAGGACGGGAAAAGGCTCAGCGCCGCGAGTAGCCCTGTCGAGAAGAGGAGCTCCGCCAGCGACAAGTCAGCTAGTCCTATCGATAAGAGAACCAGTCCTGTAGACAGGAAGGAGAGAACCAGTCCTATCGATCGACGAACCAGTCCTATAG AAAAACGAAATGGCTCGCCAAGTCGCAGTCCAAGCGAAAAAGCACGTCGACCGTACGCTCCAGCGTTGGAGAAGACGCGACTTGGTGGTTCTGGCGGAAGCGTGGACTCTCGTTCCGGAAGCGCCAGTCCGGACCGAGGATCCAGCAACAGAACTTTCTTCCATCGTGGCGCTAGCGATCGATCAAGCGCCGAGAGACTTCGAATATCGGCCAGCAACCGCGATTCCTTACGATCATCGAAGGAGATAAACGACCAGGAGAAAGATATAGACAAGGATCTGGTGGACGGTGATGTGAGGGCCGAAGAGGACAATGAACCACCTGGACCAGCCCCAGGCAGCAGACCCTCGTCGCCAGCTAATTCCCTGG GAATCGGTGATCCATTGGTAGCATCGAGGTTATCAAACATTCATGGCGGTGGTGGTAGCACCGGTTCGGTGGAACTAGCCAGCACCAGGCGACTTCGACTGGAGAATGAACGTCTGGTGGCTGAGGTAGCAAGATTGAGAAGATTGCTATTCAGTGGAGCGGCACGCGGCGAAGTTGGCTCCGAGGATGCGGCTCTCGAGGAGGAAGCACGATTTGTTGCTCTTGAAATGGAACTGCAACACGCCAAAGAAGCTCTTCAGGCACTTAAAGCCGATCGCAAGAGGCTCAAGGCCGAAAAGTTCGATCTTCTTAATCAAATGAAGGCACTTTATGGCACCCTCGAGGACAAGGAACGGGAATTACGGGACTTTATCAGGAACTACGAACAG CGGATGCGAGAGAACGAAGCGACTTTAGGACGCCTTCAACAGCAAGGAGTCGGTATGCCTTCGGAGGAACGCGAACGCGAAAGGGAAAGGGAACGTTGGAGCCTGCTAAGGGCTGCAAGGGACGAGGCCGATCGAAGTCTCAGCCTTGCGGCTAGTTTGGCCGACAAAGAAGCCGCCCTTTCGCACGCACACGCGACTATAAAAGAG CTACAGCGTCAATTGGCGGAAAGAGGTGGCAGCGGTGGTATCTGCTTGAGCGACCAGGAATCCTTGGTCTCGTTCCCGAGAGGCAGCGTGAATGGAGCCGCGACACCGGGCGCCGGAAGTAGCAGCGGTGGCGGTGGTTGTGGTATCATCCCTCATATGAATTCTCAACCGCCATTAGGCAGCACAGAGCTAGGAGTGACCGTTGGGAACGTCGGCAATGCGGCAGGTGCTGGCTCTTCCGGTGGACAGGCGGGCGATCGCGGAAGTTGCAGTGCGGACAGCGGTGTTCGAGGATCTAGCGACAGGGAAAGCGGTGGCGCAACCAGCGTGGGCGGAAATCTTTCAGATTCTACTACAGACG GCACACCGACAATTACGGTCGAGGGAAGCGGTCTCGACATGGACAGCATCTCCGTGGTTTCCTCCATTGCACCATCCCACATGTACCAGT caGCGACCACGCCGAAGGATTGCAGCCCGACATTGTCGCCTCTGAATGCCTTCTCCAGGTCCATGGACAATTCCTCGTTATCGCGATCGGTCGAACAGTTGTCGAGTCCGTTAGAATCAGAACcaagaagaaacaaacaaaGCACACCTGTCGCGGCACCTGCCGCACATTCACGCTCCTCTGCGACTCGTGGAGGCACTTGGGGTTCTATTTCTAG AGTGTTTGCCCGTACGCGACATCGAAAGGCAGCGAACAACTCGAGCGGTGGAAGCGGAAGTAACGAGGGTTCCGAAAGTTTCGATCCTTTTAGATCATGGTCGCCTCTCACGGAGGAAGGTTATGCTGAAAAGCTACGTTTACTCAGAGAAGCCGCATCCGTACCTATGGAGAGATGGAGGGCGCCTACAGTCTTAGCGTGGTTAGAAGTTGCTCTTGGTATGCCACAATATGGTCCACGATGCGCTGAAAACGTTAAATCGGGAAAG GTTTTACTGGAACTAAGTGACGCAGAATTGGAAGCAGGGTTAGGAGTGGCCCATCCTCTTCATAGAAAGAAGCTCCGTTTAGCTATCGAAGAGCATCGACACCCGAGTCTCGTTCGATATCCGTGTATTGCTCAATTAGGTCACACGTGGGTCAGTTCAGAATGGTTGCCTGACCTTGGACTCGCTCAGTATTCTGAAAGTTTCGCAACTAACATGGTGGACGCACGGATGCTCGATCATCTGAGCAAAAAGGAACTCGAGAAACTGCTTGGGGTGACCAGGAAGTTTCATCAGGCCAGCATCGTGCACGGAATTCATCTACTCCGAATGTTGAACTACGATCGTCAG GCACTCGCAGTTAGAAGACATCAATGCGAACAAATGGACACAGATCCTCTAGTTTGGACAAATCAGAGGTTCATTCGGTGGGCGAGGAATATCGATCTGACTGAATATGCTGAGAACTTAAAAG ATTCAGGTGTGCATGGCGCTCTGGTTGTGCTAGAACCATCCTTCACCGGCGACACCATGGCTACAGCTTTGGGTATACCACCAGCTAAACAGATGATCAGACGACACCTCACCGCTGAGCTCGAAGCCCTCGTCGTTCCAGCAAG AAGTCAGCTGGAGGTGGTCCCGAGGAACAGCACCAGCGGGGGTCGTCCGATGAGCACAGTGAGCGCGGGCGGTAGCCTCGGTCGTGGAAGCAGGGCGCTGCATCTTCAGCATCATCAGAGCTCCCTGTCTGCCCTGCACATGACGACCAATCACTCGGGCACTGTCGATAGACGCAGATCCAGCCTCAGG GGATCGTTAAGCAGAGCCTTTGGACTCCGACCCAGAAGCGAGAAGGCCTCTCCATCTTCTTCGTCGGATACCGGAAGCCTGGCTAGTCAGTATATGAGCAGCGCTCGCAGCAATTCTCCTCCACCCCCGCAACTACCACCTAGACCCATCACAGGCAACAAGAGGCATCGCCGAGTGAAGAGTATAGGTGACATCGACTATATAACAAGCGCAGCAGTAAGCACGCCCGTTTGA
- the LOC132913772 gene encoding kazrin isoform X10, with translation MVAMLVVLKRARPRLFLWCRWLLYYLCYNLLGFALNTLNRLNKEGEALALEDDLTTHPTLALMRRILADAQAKFRVMVEENAATGARLDGELERARGECATLRGELRDVRGALPVVLNNNNGAGNNNGVAGNSGNNNGTTSAGNNGGSPGQEGGEPQQQPQEDGKRLSAASSPVEKRSSASDKSASPIDKRTSPVDRKERTSPIDRRTSPIEKRNGSPSRSPSEKARRPYAPALEKTRLGGSGGSVDSRSGSASPDRGSSNRTFFHRGASDRSSAERLRISASNRDSLRSSKEINDQEKDIDKDLVDGDVRAEEDNEPPGPAPGSRPSSPANSLGIGDPLVASRLSNIHGGGGSTGSVELASTRRLRLENERLVAEVARLRRLLFSGAARGEVGSEDAALEEEARFVALEMELQHAKEALQALKADRKRLKAEKFDLLNQMKALYGTLEDKERELRDFIRNYEQRMRENEATLGRLQQQGVGMPSEERERERERERWSLLRAARDEADRSLSLAASLADKEAALSHAHATIKELQRQLAERGGSGGICLSDQESLVSFPRGSVNGAATPGAGSSSGGGGCGIIPHMNSQPPLGSTELGVTVGNVGNAAGAGSSGGQAGDRGSCSADSGVRGSSDRESGGATSVGGNLSDSTTDATTPKDCSPTLSPLNAFSRSMDNSSLSRSVEQLSSPLESEPRRNKQSTPVAAPAAHSRSSATRGGTWGSISRVFARTRHRKAANNSSGGSGSNEGSESFDPFRSWSPLTEEGYAEKLRLLREAASVPMERWRAPTVLAWLEVALGMPQYGPRCAENVKSGKVLLELSDAELEAGLGVAHPLHRKKLRLAIEEHRHPSLVRYPCIAQLGHTWVSSEWLPDLGLAQYSESFATNMVDARMLDHLSKKELEKLLGVTRKFHQASIVHGIHLLRMLNYDRQALAVRRHQCEQMDTDPLVWTNQRFIRWARNIDLTEYAENLKDSGVHGALVVLEPSFTGDTMATALGIPPAKQMIRRHLTAELEALVVPARSQLEVVPRNSTSGGRPMSTVSAGGSLGRGSRALHLQHHQSSLSALHMTTNHSGTVDRRRSSLRTCSLLYLKKLSWKSSQGSLSRAFGLRPRSEKASPSSSSDTGSLASQYMSSARSNSPPPPQLPPRPITGNKRHRRVKSIGDIDYITSAAVSTPV, from the exons GCAAAATTTCGCGTGATGGTGGAGGAGAACGCAGCGACTGGCGCCCGGCTTGACGGGGAGCTGGAACGAGCCAGGGGCGAGTGTGCCACGCTTCGCGGAGAGCTGAGGGATGTTCGTGGCGCTTTGCCGGTGGTGTTGAACAATAACAACGGCGCTGGGAACAACAACGGGGTGGCTGGGAACTCCGGCAACAACAACGGAACAACCAGCGCGGGGAATAATGGCGGTAGCCCTGGACAAGAGGGCGGTGAGCCGCAGCAACAGCCGCAAGAGGACGGGAAAAGGCTCAGCGCCGCGAGTAGCCCTGTCGAGAAGAGGAGCTCCGCCAGCGACAAGTCAGCTAGTCCTATCGATAAGAGAACCAGTCCTGTAGACAGGAAGGAGAGAACCAGTCCTATCGATCGACGAACCAGTCCTATAG AAAAACGAAATGGCTCGCCAAGTCGCAGTCCAAGCGAAAAAGCACGTCGACCGTACGCTCCAGCGTTGGAGAAGACGCGACTTGGTGGTTCTGGCGGAAGCGTGGACTCTCGTTCCGGAAGCGCCAGTCCGGACCGAGGATCCAGCAACAGAACTTTCTTCCATCGTGGCGCTAGCGATCGATCAAGCGCCGAGAGACTTCGAATATCGGCCAGCAACCGCGATTCCTTACGATCATCGAAGGAGATAAACGACCAGGAGAAAGATATAGACAAGGATCTGGTGGACGGTGATGTGAGGGCCGAAGAGGACAATGAACCACCTGGACCAGCCCCAGGCAGCAGACCCTCGTCGCCAGCTAATTCCCTGG GAATCGGTGATCCATTGGTAGCATCGAGGTTATCAAACATTCATGGCGGTGGTGGTAGCACCGGTTCGGTGGAACTAGCCAGCACCAGGCGACTTCGACTGGAGAATGAACGTCTGGTGGCTGAGGTAGCAAGATTGAGAAGATTGCTATTCAGTGGAGCGGCACGCGGCGAAGTTGGCTCCGAGGATGCGGCTCTCGAGGAGGAAGCACGATTTGTTGCTCTTGAAATGGAACTGCAACACGCCAAAGAAGCTCTTCAGGCACTTAAAGCCGATCGCAAGAGGCTCAAGGCCGAAAAGTTCGATCTTCTTAATCAAATGAAGGCACTTTATGGCACCCTCGAGGACAAGGAACGGGAATTACGGGACTTTATCAGGAACTACGAACAG CGGATGCGAGAGAACGAAGCGACTTTAGGACGCCTTCAACAGCAAGGAGTCGGTATGCCTTCGGAGGAACGCGAACGCGAAAGGGAAAGGGAACGTTGGAGCCTGCTAAGGGCTGCAAGGGACGAGGCCGATCGAAGTCTCAGCCTTGCGGCTAGTTTGGCCGACAAAGAAGCCGCCCTTTCGCACGCACACGCGACTATAAAAGAG CTACAGCGTCAATTGGCGGAAAGAGGTGGCAGCGGTGGTATCTGCTTGAGCGACCAGGAATCCTTGGTCTCGTTCCCGAGAGGCAGCGTGAATGGAGCCGCGACACCGGGCGCCGGAAGTAGCAGCGGTGGCGGTGGTTGTGGTATCATCCCTCATATGAATTCTCAACCGCCATTAGGCAGCACAGAGCTAGGAGTGACCGTTGGGAACGTCGGCAATGCGGCAGGTGCTGGCTCTTCCGGTGGACAGGCGGGCGATCGCGGAAGTTGCAGTGCGGACAGCGGTGTTCGAGGATCTAGCGACAGGGAAAGCGGTGGCGCAACCAGCGTGGGCGGAAATCTTTCAGATTCTACTACAGACG CGACCACGCCGAAGGATTGCAGCCCGACATTGTCGCCTCTGAATGCCTTCTCCAGGTCCATGGACAATTCCTCGTTATCGCGATCGGTCGAACAGTTGTCGAGTCCGTTAGAATCAGAACcaagaagaaacaaacaaaGCACACCTGTCGCGGCACCTGCCGCACATTCACGCTCCTCTGCGACTCGTGGAGGCACTTGGGGTTCTATTTCTAG AGTGTTTGCCCGTACGCGACATCGAAAGGCAGCGAACAACTCGAGCGGTGGAAGCGGAAGTAACGAGGGTTCCGAAAGTTTCGATCCTTTTAGATCATGGTCGCCTCTCACGGAGGAAGGTTATGCTGAAAAGCTACGTTTACTCAGAGAAGCCGCATCCGTACCTATGGAGAGATGGAGGGCGCCTACAGTCTTAGCGTGGTTAGAAGTTGCTCTTGGTATGCCACAATATGGTCCACGATGCGCTGAAAACGTTAAATCGGGAAAG GTTTTACTGGAACTAAGTGACGCAGAATTGGAAGCAGGGTTAGGAGTGGCCCATCCTCTTCATAGAAAGAAGCTCCGTTTAGCTATCGAAGAGCATCGACACCCGAGTCTCGTTCGATATCCGTGTATTGCTCAATTAGGTCACACGTGGGTCAGTTCAGAATGGTTGCCTGACCTTGGACTCGCTCAGTATTCTGAAAGTTTCGCAACTAACATGGTGGACGCACGGATGCTCGATCATCTGAGCAAAAAGGAACTCGAGAAACTGCTTGGGGTGACCAGGAAGTTTCATCAGGCCAGCATCGTGCACGGAATTCATCTACTCCGAATGTTGAACTACGATCGTCAG GCACTCGCAGTTAGAAGACATCAATGCGAACAAATGGACACAGATCCTCTAGTTTGGACAAATCAGAGGTTCATTCGGTGGGCGAGGAATATCGATCTGACTGAATATGCTGAGAACTTAAAAG ATTCAGGTGTGCATGGCGCTCTGGTTGTGCTAGAACCATCCTTCACCGGCGACACCATGGCTACAGCTTTGGGTATACCACCAGCTAAACAGATGATCAGACGACACCTCACCGCTGAGCTCGAAGCCCTCGTCGTTCCAGCAAG AAGTCAGCTGGAGGTGGTCCCGAGGAACAGCACCAGCGGGGGTCGTCCGATGAGCACAGTGAGCGCGGGCGGTAGCCTCGGTCGTGGAAGCAGGGCGCTGCATCTTCAGCATCATCAGAGCTCCCTGTCTGCCCTGCACATGACGACCAATCACTCGGGCACTGTCGATAGACGCAGATCCAGCCTCAGG ACCTGCAGTCTTCTTTACTTGAAAAAG TTGTCGTGGAAGAGCTCACAG GGATCGTTAAGCAGAGCCTTTGGACTCCGACCCAGAAGCGAGAAGGCCTCTCCATCTTCTTCGTCGGATACCGGAAGCCTGGCTAGTCAGTATATGAGCAGCGCTCGCAGCAATTCTCCTCCACCCCCGCAACTACCACCTAGACCCATCACAGGCAACAAGAGGCATCGCCGAGTGAAGAGTATAGGTGACATCGACTATATAACAAGCGCAGCAGTAAGCACGCCCGTTTGA
- the LOC132913772 gene encoding kazrin isoform X12, translating to MVAMLVVLKRARPRLFLWCRWLLYYLCYNLLGFALNTLNRLNKEGEALALEDDLTTHPTLALMRRILADAQAKFRVMVEENAATGARLDGELERARGECATLRGELRDVRGALPVVLNNNNGAGNNNGVAGNSGNNNGTTSAGNNGGSPGQEGGEPQQQPQEDGKRLSAASSPVEKRSSASDKSASPIDKRTSPVDRKERTSPIDRRTSPIEKRNGSPSRSPSEKARRPYAPALEKTRLGGSGGSVDSRSGSASPDRGSSNRTFFHRGASDRSSAERLRISASNRDSLRSSKEINDQEKDIDKDLVDGDVRAEEDNEPPGPAPGSRPSSPANSLGIGDPLVASRLSNIHGGGGSTGSVELASTRRLRLENERLVAEVARLRRLLFSGAARGEVGSEDAALEEEARFVALEMELQHAKEALQALKADRKRLKAEKFDLLNQMKALYGTLEDKERELRDFIRNYEQRMRENEATLGRLQQQGVGMPSEERERERERERWSLLRAARDEADRSLSLAASLADKEAALSHAHATIKELQRQLAERGGSGGICLSDQESLVSFPRGSVNGAATPGAGSSSGGGGCGIIPHMNSQPPLGSTELGVTVGNVGNAAGAGSSGGQAGDRGSCSADSGVRGSSDRESGGATSVGGNLSDSTTDGTPTITVEGSGLDMDSISVVSSIAPSHMYQSATTPKDCSPTLSPLNAFSRSMDNSSLSRSVEQLSSPLESEPRRNKQSTPVAAPAAHSRSSATRGGTWGSISRVFARTRHRKAANNSSGGSGSNEGSESFDPFRSWSPLTEEGYAEKLRLLREAASVPMERWRAPTVLAWLEVALGMPQYGPRCAENVKSGKVLLELSDAELEAGLGVAHPLHRKKLRLAIEEHRHPSLVRYPCIAQLGHTWVSSEWLPDLGLAQYSESFATNMVDARMLDHLSKKELEKLLGVTRKFHQASIVHGIHLLRMLNYDRQALAVRRHQCEQMDTDPLVWTNQRFIRWARNIDLTEYAENLKDSGVHGALVVLEPSFTGDTMATALGIPPAKQMIRRHLTAELEALVVPARSQLEVVPRNSTSGGRPMSTVSAGGSLGRGSRALHLQHHQSSLSALHMTTNHSGTVDRRRSSLRSFFHVNQGLTISK from the exons GCAAAATTTCGCGTGATGGTGGAGGAGAACGCAGCGACTGGCGCCCGGCTTGACGGGGAGCTGGAACGAGCCAGGGGCGAGTGTGCCACGCTTCGCGGAGAGCTGAGGGATGTTCGTGGCGCTTTGCCGGTGGTGTTGAACAATAACAACGGCGCTGGGAACAACAACGGGGTGGCTGGGAACTCCGGCAACAACAACGGAACAACCAGCGCGGGGAATAATGGCGGTAGCCCTGGACAAGAGGGCGGTGAGCCGCAGCAACAGCCGCAAGAGGACGGGAAAAGGCTCAGCGCCGCGAGTAGCCCTGTCGAGAAGAGGAGCTCCGCCAGCGACAAGTCAGCTAGTCCTATCGATAAGAGAACCAGTCCTGTAGACAGGAAGGAGAGAACCAGTCCTATCGATCGACGAACCAGTCCTATAG AAAAACGAAATGGCTCGCCAAGTCGCAGTCCAAGCGAAAAAGCACGTCGACCGTACGCTCCAGCGTTGGAGAAGACGCGACTTGGTGGTTCTGGCGGAAGCGTGGACTCTCGTTCCGGAAGCGCCAGTCCGGACCGAGGATCCAGCAACAGAACTTTCTTCCATCGTGGCGCTAGCGATCGATCAAGCGCCGAGAGACTTCGAATATCGGCCAGCAACCGCGATTCCTTACGATCATCGAAGGAGATAAACGACCAGGAGAAAGATATAGACAAGGATCTGGTGGACGGTGATGTGAGGGCCGAAGAGGACAATGAACCACCTGGACCAGCCCCAGGCAGCAGACCCTCGTCGCCAGCTAATTCCCTGG GAATCGGTGATCCATTGGTAGCATCGAGGTTATCAAACATTCATGGCGGTGGTGGTAGCACCGGTTCGGTGGAACTAGCCAGCACCAGGCGACTTCGACTGGAGAATGAACGTCTGGTGGCTGAGGTAGCAAGATTGAGAAGATTGCTATTCAGTGGAGCGGCACGCGGCGAAGTTGGCTCCGAGGATGCGGCTCTCGAGGAGGAAGCACGATTTGTTGCTCTTGAAATGGAACTGCAACACGCCAAAGAAGCTCTTCAGGCACTTAAAGCCGATCGCAAGAGGCTCAAGGCCGAAAAGTTCGATCTTCTTAATCAAATGAAGGCACTTTATGGCACCCTCGAGGACAAGGAACGGGAATTACGGGACTTTATCAGGAACTACGAACAG CGGATGCGAGAGAACGAAGCGACTTTAGGACGCCTTCAACAGCAAGGAGTCGGTATGCCTTCGGAGGAACGCGAACGCGAAAGGGAAAGGGAACGTTGGAGCCTGCTAAGGGCTGCAAGGGACGAGGCCGATCGAAGTCTCAGCCTTGCGGCTAGTTTGGCCGACAAAGAAGCCGCCCTTTCGCACGCACACGCGACTATAAAAGAG CTACAGCGTCAATTGGCGGAAAGAGGTGGCAGCGGTGGTATCTGCTTGAGCGACCAGGAATCCTTGGTCTCGTTCCCGAGAGGCAGCGTGAATGGAGCCGCGACACCGGGCGCCGGAAGTAGCAGCGGTGGCGGTGGTTGTGGTATCATCCCTCATATGAATTCTCAACCGCCATTAGGCAGCACAGAGCTAGGAGTGACCGTTGGGAACGTCGGCAATGCGGCAGGTGCTGGCTCTTCCGGTGGACAGGCGGGCGATCGCGGAAGTTGCAGTGCGGACAGCGGTGTTCGAGGATCTAGCGACAGGGAAAGCGGTGGCGCAACCAGCGTGGGCGGAAATCTTTCAGATTCTACTACAGACG GCACACCGACAATTACGGTCGAGGGAAGCGGTCTCGACATGGACAGCATCTCCGTGGTTTCCTCCATTGCACCATCCCACATGTACCAGT caGCGACCACGCCGAAGGATTGCAGCCCGACATTGTCGCCTCTGAATGCCTTCTCCAGGTCCATGGACAATTCCTCGTTATCGCGATCGGTCGAACAGTTGTCGAGTCCGTTAGAATCAGAACcaagaagaaacaaacaaaGCACACCTGTCGCGGCACCTGCCGCACATTCACGCTCCTCTGCGACTCGTGGAGGCACTTGGGGTTCTATTTCTAG AGTGTTTGCCCGTACGCGACATCGAAAGGCAGCGAACAACTCGAGCGGTGGAAGCGGAAGTAACGAGGGTTCCGAAAGTTTCGATCCTTTTAGATCATGGTCGCCTCTCACGGAGGAAGGTTATGCTGAAAAGCTACGTTTACTCAGAGAAGCCGCATCCGTACCTATGGAGAGATGGAGGGCGCCTACAGTCTTAGCGTGGTTAGAAGTTGCTCTTGGTATGCCACAATATGGTCCACGATGCGCTGAAAACGTTAAATCGGGAAAG GTTTTACTGGAACTAAGTGACGCAGAATTGGAAGCAGGGTTAGGAGTGGCCCATCCTCTTCATAGAAAGAAGCTCCGTTTAGCTATCGAAGAGCATCGACACCCGAGTCTCGTTCGATATCCGTGTATTGCTCAATTAGGTCACACGTGGGTCAGTTCAGAATGGTTGCCTGACCTTGGACTCGCTCAGTATTCTGAAAGTTTCGCAACTAACATGGTGGACGCACGGATGCTCGATCATCTGAGCAAAAAGGAACTCGAGAAACTGCTTGGGGTGACCAGGAAGTTTCATCAGGCCAGCATCGTGCACGGAATTCATCTACTCCGAATGTTGAACTACGATCGTCAG GCACTCGCAGTTAGAAGACATCAATGCGAACAAATGGACACAGATCCTCTAGTTTGGACAAATCAGAGGTTCATTCGGTGGGCGAGGAATATCGATCTGACTGAATATGCTGAGAACTTAAAAG ATTCAGGTGTGCATGGCGCTCTGGTTGTGCTAGAACCATCCTTCACCGGCGACACCATGGCTACAGCTTTGGGTATACCACCAGCTAAACAGATGATCAGACGACACCTCACCGCTGAGCTCGAAGCCCTCGTCGTTCCAGCAAG AAGTCAGCTGGAGGTGGTCCCGAGGAACAGCACCAGCGGGGGTCGTCCGATGAGCACAGTGAGCGCGGGCGGTAGCCTCGGTCGTGGAAGCAGGGCGCTGCATCTTCAGCATCATCAGAGCTCCCTGTCTGCCCTGCACATGACGACCAATCACTCGGGCACTGTCGATAGACGCAGATCCAGCCTCAGG TCGTTCTTCCACGTGAACCAAGGATTAACGATTTCGAAATGA